From the Bos taurus isolate L1 Dominette 01449 registration number 42190680 breed Hereford chromosome 20, ARS-UCD2.0, whole genome shotgun sequence genome, one window contains:
- the FOXI1 gene encoding forkhead box protein I1 — protein MSSFDLPAPSPPRCSPQFPSLGQEPPEMNLYYENFFHPQGAPSPQRPPSFEGGGEYGAAPNPYLWLNGPAVTPPPYLPGGSPFLPQAYGGVQRQLLPTGMPTLGAGDLGWLPLPSQEELMKLVRPPYSYSALIAMAIHGAPDKRLTLSQIYQYVADNFPFYNKSKAGWQNSIRHNLSLNDCFKKVPRDEDDPGKGNYWTLDPNCEKMFDNGNFRRKRKRKSDVSSSTGSMASEKTEAGLLAGSPKTAEAQDILDGAAPGPTGSPEKQPTPPPPGTPCLSSFLSTMSAYVSGPSPVSRPAATTPGLSLEPADKGGQNSLSFSSYTPLTNISGPVGGGEWASPMPSNALGYGGSVLNQFSSPFYGSVSTNSVLYPREGTEV, from the exons ATGAGCTCCTTCGACCTCCCGGCGCCCTCCCCGCCCCGCTGCAGCCCCCAGTTTCCCAGCCTTGGCCAGGAGCCCCCCGAGATGAACCTTTACTACGAGAACTTCTTCCACCCCCAGGGCGCACCCAGCCCGCAGCGGCCCCCCTCCTTCGAGGGTGGCGGGGAGTATGGGGCCGCCCCCAACCCCTACCTCTGGCTCAACGGGCCGGCCGTGACTCCGCCACCCTACCTGCCAGGCGGCAGCCCCTTCCTGCCCCAGGCCTACGGCGGCGTGCAGAGGCAGCTGCTGCCCACCGGCATGCCCACGCTGGGGGCCGGCGACCTGGGCTGGCTGCCGCTCCCCTCGCAGGAGGAGCTGATGAAGCTGGTGCGGCCGCCCTACTCCTACTCGGCGCTCATTGCCATGGCCATCCACGGGGCGCCCGACAAGCGCCTCACCCTCAGCCAGATCTACCAGTACGTGGCCGACAACTTCCCCTTCTACAACAAGAGCAAGGCTGGCTGGCAGAACTCCATCCGCCACAACCTGTCTCTCAACGACTGCTTCAAGAAGGTGCCCCGCGACGAGGACGACCCAG GCAAAGGGAATTACTGGACCCTGGACCCCAACTGTGAGAAGATGTTTGACAATGGAAATTTCcgcaggaagaggaagagaaaatcaGATGTCTCCTCCAGCACGGGCTCCATGGCCTCAGAGAAAACGGAGGCTGGTCTCCTGGCAGGCAGCCCCAAGACCGCAGAGGCCCAGGACATCTTGGACGGCGCTGCACCGGGCCCCACCGGCTCCCCGGAGAAGCAGCCAACGCCGCCCCCACCAGGCACCCCATGCCTCAGCAGCTTCCTCTCGACCATGTCAGCCTATGTGAGCGGGCCGAGCCCTGTGAGCCGCCCCGCGGCCACCACGCCGGGACTGAGCCTGGAGCCCGCTGACAAGGGGGGGCAGAACTCGCTGAGCTTCAGCTCCTATACCCCCCTCACCAACATCAGCGGCCCTGTGGGCGGGGGCGAGTGGGCTAGCCCCATGCCCAGCAATGCTCTGGGCTACGGGGGCTCTGTCCTCAACCAGTTCAGCTCCCCCTTCTATGGGAGCGTCAGCACGAACAGCGTCCTCTACCCCAGGGAGGGCACTGAGGTCTAG